One genomic segment of Panicum virgatum strain AP13 chromosome 2N, P.virgatum_v5, whole genome shotgun sequence includes these proteins:
- the LOC120660650 gene encoding myb-related protein 306-like codes for MGRPPCCDKVGVKKGPWTPEEDLMLVSYVQEHGPGNWRAVPTNTGLMRCSKSCRLRWTNYLRPGIKRGNFTDQEEKLIIHLQALLGNRWAAIASYLPERTDNDIKNYWNTHLKKKLKKMQAGEGGGGDDVAAGASGPDGGDAGGKIGAGAGKRPDVPKGQWERRLQTDIHTARQALRDALSLEPSATPAKVAPPPTPPGSTTYASSAENIARLLEGWLRPPGGGSGGKGPEASGSTSTTATTQQRPQCSGEGAASASASHSGGAAGNTYTAAQTPEYSTETSKMAGSAAGAGSAPVFSMLESWLLDDGTGHGEVGLMADVVPLGDPSEFF; via the exons ATGGGGAGGCCGCCGTGCTGCGACAAGGTGGGAGTAAAGAAGGGGCCGTGGACGCCCGAGGAAGACCTCATGCTCGTCTCCTACGTCCAGGAGCACGGCCCCGGGAACTGGCGGGCCGTGCCGACCAACACCG GGCTGATGCGGTGCAGCAAGAGCTGCAGGCTGCGGTGGACCAACTACCTCCGGCCGGGCATCAAGCGCGGCAACTTCACCGACCAGGAGGAGAAGCTCATCATCCACCTCCAGGCCCTCCTCGGCAACAG GTGGGCGGCGATAGCGTCTTACTTGCCGGAGAGGACGGACAACGACATCAAGAACTACTGGAACACGCACCTCAagaagaagctcaagaagatgcAGGCCGGCGAAGGGGGCGGGGGAGACGACGTCGCAGCTGGTGCCTCAGGTccggacggcggcgacgccggcggtaagatcggggccggggccgggaaGCGTCCAGACGTCCCCAAGGGGCAGTGGGAGCGGCGGCTGCAGACCGACATCCACACAGCGCGGCAGGCGCTGCGCGACGCGCTCTCGCTGGAGCCCTCGGCAACGCCGGCTAAGGTAGCGCCTCCACCGACTCCTCCGGGGTCCACGACGTACGCGTCCAGCGCTGAGAACATCGCGCGGCTGCTGGAGGGGTGGCTGCGCCCGCCGGGCGGAGGCAGCGGGGGCAAGGGTCCGGAGGCGTCGGGGTCGACGTCCACGACGGCGACGACACAGCAGCGGCCGCAGTGCtccggcgagggcgcggcgtccgcgtcggcaagccacagcggaggcgccgccgggAACACGTACACGGCCGCGCAGACACCCGAGTACTCGACGGAGACAAGCAAGATGGCAGGcagcgcggccggcgccggctccgCGCCGGTGTTCTCGATGCTGGAGAGCTGGCTGCTCGACGATGGCACGGGGCACGGCGAGGTGGGGCTCATGGCCGACGTGGTGCCACTAGGGGACCCCAGTGAGTTCTTTTAA